From a single Bryobacter aggregatus MPL3 genomic region:
- a CDS encoding YtxH domain-containing protein, which translates to MYTETSSTLEETQIMDDRNNLPYFFLGAGVGLALGLLFAPKSGEETRAMLKGKAEDSREFVKRKSGELKEQASDFVERGREAVLRQREQVNAAVEAGRQAYRDAHGNYPSEA; encoded by the coding sequence ATGTACACTGAAACCAGCAGTACCTTGGAGGAGACACAAATTATGGACGACAGAAACAACCTGCCTTATTTCTTTTTGGGTGCCGGTGTGGGGTTGGCTCTCGGCCTGCTTTTCGCGCCGAAATCCGGCGAAGAGACACGCGCAATGCTCAAGGGGAAGGCTGAGGACAGCCGTGAATTTGTCAAACGAAAGTCCGGTGAACTCAAGGAACAAGCAAGCGATTTCGTTGAACGTGGTCGCGAAGCAGTTCTTCGGCAACGGGAGCAGGTGAATGCCGCCGTCGAGGCTGGCCGCCAGGCTTACCGGGATGCACACGGCAATTACCCTTCAGAAGCATAA
- a CDS encoding regulatory protein RecX — protein MQKPTKKLDRNALQHYASMLLAQRAMTSGELRQKMRLKAIDAADIDPVIAQLTEYGALNDARYAEAYASARKENQRFGQARVFRDLNRKKIPSSLAKAAIELTYSGTDELTLIEDYLLRKFRGKNLSEFLAEQKNLASAFRRLRTAGYSASGSLQVLRRFSQAAEEIHEDDLKEDEQTD, from the coding sequence ATGCAGAAACCCACGAAAAAGCTCGATCGAAATGCACTGCAGCACTATGCATCGATGCTGCTGGCACAACGGGCGATGACAAGCGGGGAACTCCGTCAAAAGATGCGATTGAAAGCCATCGACGCCGCTGACATCGACCCTGTCATCGCACAATTGACCGAATATGGAGCTCTCAACGACGCACGTTACGCCGAAGCGTACGCAAGCGCAAGAAAAGAGAATCAACGCTTCGGACAAGCACGAGTATTTCGAGATCTCAACAGGAAAAAGATTCCATCCAGTCTGGCCAAAGCAGCGATCGAACTCACGTACTCAGGCACTGACGAGTTGACACTCATTGAGGACTATTTGTTACGTAAGTTCCGTGGCAAAAACCTGAGCGAATTCCTGGCCGAACAGAAGAATCTCGCCTCCGCCTTTCGCCGGCTCCGCACCGCAGGCTATTCCGCTTCCGGCTCGCTCCAGGTCCTGCGCCGCTTCAGCCAAGCCGCTGAGGAGATTCACGAAGACGACCTCAAAGAAGACGAACAGACCGATTAG
- the pyrF gene encoding orotidine-5'-phosphate decarboxylase, protein MDWPRRKGLTPLATLPHHPIIVALDVENSAQALDLIDKLGDSVDFYKVGMELFAAEGTSIVREILGRQKKVFLDLKFHDIPETVKRAVARAAELGVHLLTVHAHRQVMEAAVAGKAGSDLKVLGVTVLTSIGENDLADMGYPNGTTIAGLVQQRVGLGMDAGVDGFVCSPLEVGSVRQQTGSSKILVTPGVRSAGKDQGDQKRVATPQQAMADGASYLVIGRQITRSANPKIEAEAIQREISQPMG, encoded by the coding sequence TTGGATTGGCCTCGCAGGAAAGGACTCACCCCTCTGGCAACGTTACCCCATCATCCGATCATCGTCGCGCTCGACGTAGAAAACAGCGCACAAGCCCTGGACCTGATCGACAAACTCGGCGACAGCGTCGACTTCTATAAAGTCGGTATGGAACTTTTTGCCGCGGAAGGCACAAGCATTGTCCGGGAGATCCTCGGTCGCCAGAAGAAGGTTTTTCTGGACCTCAAGTTCCACGACATCCCGGAGACGGTCAAGCGAGCCGTGGCTCGCGCCGCCGAACTCGGAGTCCACCTGTTGACGGTCCACGCGCATCGCCAGGTTATGGAAGCCGCCGTGGCCGGCAAAGCAGGATCAGACTTGAAGGTACTCGGCGTTACGGTGCTGACCAGCATTGGCGAGAACGATCTTGCCGACATGGGCTACCCGAACGGAACCACCATCGCCGGACTGGTGCAGCAACGCGTCGGGCTCGGCATGGATGCGGGCGTAGATGGCTTCGTTTGTTCGCCGTTGGAGGTTGGCTCCGTACGGCAACAAACAGGGAGCAGCAAAATCTTAGTGACCCCGGGAGTCCGCTCCGCAGGCAAGGATCAAGGAGACCAGAAGCGCGTCGCGACACCGCAACAAGCGATGGCCGACGGCGCCAGCTATCTCGTCATTGGACGCCAGATCACCCGAAGCGCAAATCCCAAAATCGAAGCCGAGGCAATTCAGCGCGAGATCTCCCAGCCAATGGGGTAA
- a CDS encoding alkaline phosphatase family protein gives MKLLLALLCLTLSAQTRSKVIVISLDGFPAYALNDPKLPIPTLRKLMANGISGPMTSINPTVTWPNHTTMVTGVKADQHGLLANGTITKTGSWPPIKVEPMIDKEKMVHVPTVYDAAHKAGLTTAQVDWVAIHNAPGITWAFREWASADGPLEKEMIAKGAIRAEELQDFSKANILYRDQVWTKAGVYLIKQHKPDLLLFHLLTLDSMHHQYGPNTLGGRGAIAFVDSCVEKLVQAVQEAGLADQTTFLIVSDHGFKAYSKQIKPNAVLESAGLGRKVYVLPEGGTAFVYLEDPSQVAKVRELLTGLEGIDKIYGVEDYSALGLPTPDKDPQFGHLLLSAKTGYSFSGATGGPVTAAPLQVGGSHGYIASDPDMNPIFIASGAGVKKRGTLDPVSNLDIAATIAQLLRVPLPTSLGKAIPLQ, from the coding sequence ATGAAACTTCTCCTCGCGCTCCTCTGTCTGACTCTCTCCGCTCAGACGCGATCCAAGGTGATTGTGATCTCCCTGGATGGTTTTCCTGCCTACGCACTGAATGACCCGAAGCTCCCGATCCCTACGTTGCGCAAGCTGATGGCGAATGGGATCAGTGGGCCCATGACTTCGATCAACCCGACTGTCACCTGGCCCAACCACACCACGATGGTGACTGGCGTTAAAGCAGACCAGCACGGCTTGCTGGCCAATGGAACCATTACCAAGACCGGTTCCTGGCCGCCGATCAAGGTGGAGCCGATGATCGACAAGGAGAAGATGGTGCATGTCCCGACGGTCTACGATGCCGCCCACAAGGCCGGTTTGACAACCGCGCAAGTGGATTGGGTGGCGATCCACAACGCGCCCGGGATCACCTGGGCCTTTCGAGAGTGGGCCAGCGCGGACGGACCGCTGGAAAAGGAGATGATTGCGAAGGGTGCGATTCGCGCCGAAGAGTTGCAGGACTTCAGCAAGGCGAATATCCTCTATCGCGACCAGGTCTGGACGAAGGCCGGTGTCTATCTCATCAAGCAACACAAGCCCGATCTTTTACTCTTCCACTTGCTTACGCTCGATTCCATGCACCACCAGTACGGACCCAACACCCTCGGTGGCCGCGGCGCCATTGCTTTTGTCGACAGTTGTGTCGAGAAGCTGGTGCAGGCGGTGCAAGAAGCCGGACTTGCTGATCAGACCACTTTCCTGATCGTTTCCGACCACGGCTTCAAAGCCTACTCGAAACAGATCAAGCCGAACGCAGTGCTGGAGTCTGCTGGCTTGGGGCGCAAAGTCTATGTGCTACCCGAGGGCGGCACCGCTTTCGTCTACTTGGAAGATCCTTCGCAGGTGGCGAAGGTCCGCGAACTGCTGACAGGGTTGGAGGGAATCGACAAAATCTATGGCGTGGAAGATTACTCTGCGCTCGGCTTGCCCACTCCGGACAAAGATCCGCAATTCGGTCATCTGCTCTTATCTGCCAAGACCGGCTATTCCTTCTCGGGGGCAACGGGTGGCCCGGTGACGGCGGCTCCGCTGCAAGTGGGCGGGAGCCATGGCTATATCGCGAGCGATCCGGATATGAATCCAATTTTCATTGCCAGCGGCGCCGGGGTGAAGAAGCGCGGAACGCTGGATCCGGTTTCCAATCTCGACATCGCTGCGACCATCGCACAACTGCTTCGGGTGCCGCTGCCGACTTCGCTCGGGAAAGCGATCCCTCTCCAGTAA
- a CDS encoding NAD-dependent epimerase/dehydratase family protein, translating into MNPDTSTPEEIELEAQLSTPTAADIEAARQLGGDVVLLGAGGKMGPTLAMRIHRAIEEAGVKHRVIAVLRRDKGELGKGIAVVEADLMDPKAIEALPDAPNLIYLVGRKFGSLGQEHLTWATNSWVSGMCAYRYRESRNVVFSTGNVYPLVDVQSGGATEQTPTGPVGEYAQSALGRERVYEYFATQYQTPTLIFRLNYAIDLRYGVLLDIGSKVFRQEPVDLTTGYVNVIWQGEANSYCLRSLALCSSPAKLLNVTGAETASVRDIAKRFGEIFGREVRFTGEEAPTALLNNASHCHELLGKPELSIEAMIRMQAEWILSGGRRLGIPTKFEKRDGKF; encoded by the coding sequence ATGAATCCAGACACTTCCACCCCCGAAGAAATCGAACTCGAAGCACAGCTTTCGACACCCACTGCGGCAGACATTGAAGCCGCCCGCCAACTGGGCGGAGACGTCGTCCTGCTCGGCGCCGGCGGCAAAATGGGACCCACCTTGGCCATGCGGATTCACCGCGCCATCGAAGAGGCTGGGGTGAAGCATCGAGTGATCGCCGTTCTGCGCCGCGACAAGGGCGAACTCGGGAAAGGCATTGCAGTCGTAGAGGCCGACCTCATGGATCCCAAGGCGATCGAAGCCCTTCCTGACGCGCCGAACCTCATCTATCTGGTGGGCCGTAAGTTCGGTTCCCTGGGCCAGGAGCACCTTACTTGGGCGACCAATAGCTGGGTCAGCGGCATGTGTGCGTACCGCTACCGTGAGTCGCGCAATGTTGTTTTCTCAACCGGCAATGTGTATCCGCTGGTCGACGTCCAATCCGGCGGCGCAACCGAGCAAACTCCAACCGGGCCGGTGGGTGAGTATGCGCAATCGGCTTTGGGTAGAGAGCGCGTCTATGAATACTTCGCCACCCAATACCAAACGCCGACCCTGATCTTCCGGCTGAACTACGCGATCGATCTGCGCTATGGAGTGCTGCTCGACATCGGCAGCAAGGTCTTCCGGCAGGAGCCGGTCGACCTCACCACGGGCTATGTCAATGTGATCTGGCAGGGCGAGGCAAACTCTTACTGCCTGCGCAGCCTGGCTCTTTGCTCCTCGCCGGCAAAACTGCTGAATGTAACGGGCGCAGAAACGGCGAGCGTGCGCGACATCGCCAAGCGCTTTGGCGAAATCTTTGGCCGTGAAGTCAGGTTTACGGGGGAGGAGGCGCCAACCGCCTTGCTCAATAACGCCTCCCACTGTCATGAACTCCTCGGGAAACCGGAACTCAGCATTGAGGCGATGATTCGCATGCAGGCAGAATGGATTTTATCGGGAGGCCGGCGTCTCGGCATCCCCACTAAGTTTGAGAAACGCGATGGAAAATTCTAA
- a CDS encoding dihydrodipicolinate synthase family protein, translating to MENSKQSWRQKLAQGVVIPAHPLALTEGRKLDERHQRALSRYYRDSGAGGIAVAVHTTQFEIREPSIGLFEPVLALAAQEAGDMIRIAGVCGKTAQATKEARIAADLGYHAGLLSLAAMRGASVEELIVHCRAVAEVIPVLGFYLQPAVGGIELPVEFWRRFAQIENVVGIKIAPFNRYATLDVVRGVAESGRAHEVALYTGNDDHIVLDLLGANRIVGGLLGHWSVWTRKAVELLHSIHAAKGADRGWFETADQVTDMNAALFDVRNHFHGCIAGIHEILRRQGLLRGRWCLNPNEDLSPGQAEELDRVCHAYPHLIDDAFVKENLDRWLAD from the coding sequence ATGGAAAATTCTAAGCAGAGTTGGCGGCAGAAATTAGCGCAGGGAGTGGTCATTCCAGCGCACCCACTGGCCTTGACGGAAGGCAGAAAGCTGGATGAGCGTCACCAACGGGCTCTCTCTCGCTATTACCGGGATTCCGGCGCGGGCGGCATCGCAGTCGCCGTCCATACGACACAGTTTGAAATCCGTGAGCCGTCGATCGGCCTGTTTGAGCCCGTGCTGGCGCTGGCGGCACAGGAAGCCGGCGACATGATCCGGATCGCGGGCGTGTGCGGCAAGACGGCACAGGCCACCAAGGAAGCAAGGATTGCGGCGGATCTCGGCTATCATGCCGGGCTGCTCAGCCTCGCCGCCATGCGCGGAGCAAGCGTCGAGGAGTTGATCGTACATTGCCGGGCGGTCGCAGAGGTGATTCCGGTGCTTGGCTTCTATCTCCAGCCAGCAGTGGGTGGCATTGAGTTACCAGTCGAGTTCTGGCGCCGATTTGCGCAGATCGAGAACGTTGTAGGCATTAAGATTGCGCCGTTCAATCGCTACGCCACCTTGGATGTGGTGCGAGGCGTAGCCGAATCTGGCAGGGCGCATGAAGTGGCACTCTATACAGGAAATGACGACCATATCGTGCTCGACCTGCTCGGGGCGAATCGGATTGTCGGCGGTCTGCTCGGCCACTGGTCGGTTTGGACCAGGAAAGCGGTCGAGTTGCTCCACTCGATCCATGCCGCCAAGGGTGCTGATAGAGGCTGGTTCGAGACAGCGGATCAAGTCACCGACATGAACGCAGCCCTCTTTGACGTCCGGAATCATTTTCACGGCTGCATTGCCGGAATCCATGAAATCTTGCGGCGGCAGGGACTCCTGCGGGGCCGCTGGTGCCTGAATCCAAACGAAGATCTATCTCCCGGCCAAGCCGAGGAGCTAGACCGGGTTTGCCACGCCTATCCCCATCTGATCGACGATGCGTTTGTAAAGGAAAACCTCGATCGATGGCTGGCTGATTGA
- a CDS encoding DUF3093 family protein — MTRFAPSKHFVYMGLVAVLLGLMSAWVGWQWTPAIVPAALFFASALFLFWLSLHPVIEITDRELAIGRRVIPWSSITRIETTGWLTPLVLKLTVETGRKIVLLYAGDLESSGRLKEMVCNCAPHALLDGMPQGKRQATIVVRNGSTAEVEKHAILTLEDEAEVERMFQRLREVGHLDPTRTPEDR; from the coding sequence ATGACCCGCTTTGCGCCGTCCAAACATTTTGTGTACATGGGGCTTGTAGCGGTATTGCTGGGCCTGATGTCCGCTTGGGTGGGTTGGCAATGGACGCCAGCCATCGTTCCGGCCGCCTTATTCTTCGCCAGCGCCCTGTTTTTGTTCTGGCTCAGCTTGCATCCTGTCATTGAAATCACGGATCGTGAATTGGCCATCGGTCGGCGCGTCATTCCGTGGAGTTCCATCACCCGGATCGAAACTACGGGTTGGCTCACCCCATTGGTGCTAAAACTCACAGTGGAAACGGGACGCAAGATCGTTTTGTTGTATGCCGGGGATCTGGAGAGTTCTGGCCGGCTCAAAGAAATGGTTTGCAATTGTGCCCCCCACGCACTGCTCGATGGCATGCCGCAAGGAAAACGGCAGGCCACCATTGTGGTGCGCAATGGAAGCACAGCCGAGGTGGAAAAACACGCGATTCTGACCCTTGAGGACGAGGCTGAAGTGGAACGGATGTTCCAGCGCTTGCGTGAGGTGGGCCATCTGGATCCAACGCGCACCCCTGAGGATCGCTAA
- a CDS encoding YdcF family protein, whose amino-acid sequence MRKIQLGLSVLVLGAVLWLARAPILTGLAQYLVQAETPKKADVIIVLGGDTVGSRILTACQLAEQNYSQRIWVSGIQGIYGFWESDLAKQYATGRGCRAEWLTPLHNNVDSTTDEAHIIAPALRAQGVKSYLLVTSNFHTRRAGDLFRKATPEMEVTVVASSNSGFSVDGWWHDRRSRKTFAYEWIKTITSWMGM is encoded by the coding sequence TTGAGAAAGATTCAACTCGGGCTCAGCGTTTTGGTGTTGGGTGCCGTATTGTGGCTGGCCCGCGCCCCGATTCTAACGGGTTTGGCTCAATACCTGGTCCAGGCCGAGACTCCGAAGAAGGCCGATGTCATCATTGTGCTGGGTGGGGATACAGTGGGCAGCCGCATCCTGACGGCATGCCAGTTGGCAGAACAAAACTATTCACAAAGGATTTGGGTGAGCGGTATCCAAGGGATCTATGGCTTCTGGGAGTCTGACCTGGCCAAGCAGTATGCAACTGGCAGAGGATGCCGGGCGGAATGGCTGACCCCACTCCACAACAACGTCGACTCCACCACCGATGAAGCCCATATAATTGCACCCGCACTCCGCGCGCAGGGCGTGAAAAGTTACCTTCTGGTGACTTCGAATTTTCATACGCGCCGGGCAGGAGATCTCTTTCGCAAGGCCACTCCGGAGATGGAAGTCACCGTAGTGGCGTCGAGCAATAGCGGTTTTTCCGTCGACGGATGGTGGCACGACCGCCGTAGCCGAAAGACCTTTGCCTACGAGTGGATCAAGACCATCACTTCCTGGATGGGCATGTAA
- a CDS encoding ABC transporter ATP-binding protein, whose product MAMGTFRTTVDIAWPYLRRYKRGLAIGSFCLIAKTVLAVINPILLRDGFDALLGGFEFGKLWKFGAALLVVALFRAAAQFYARLILVSISRDVEFDMRNDLFSHLVRLSPNFYQQMRTGDIMARATNDLNQVRMMLGPGVMYWAETTLTTTLAISVMASVDWQMTLIALIPAPLVSLVVVYFGQKIHKRFEKIQAQFSDISSRAQENLNGARIVRAYAQEDAEIHKFEELNRDYIKSNLGLARDTGIFYPLMQTLVGCTFLLVLWAGGWQLYQGKITLGSFVMFQTYMGMLIWPMIAFGWVINLTQRGTASLKRLREILDANPSIVAPAQPLPLEAVRGEIVFENVSACFGEVIALDCINLRIPAGTTAAIVGRTGSGKTTLLNLTTRLLDPSTGRVLIDGLDLRKLDPEQLRRHVGFVPQETFLFSTSLTENIALGEPKATEQQVRDASAKSGLADDIASFPEGYETVIGERGITLSGGQKQRTAIARAILRDPAILILDDALSSVDTVTEEKILSQLRNVMAGRTALFVSHRVSTVKDADIIFVLDQGKIVEQGKHTELIANGGYYAELYQRQALEEELEHTG is encoded by the coding sequence ATGGCCATGGGCACCTTCCGCACCACGGTAGACATTGCTTGGCCCTACCTCCGGCGATACAAACGCGGACTGGCGATTGGAAGTTTTTGCCTGATCGCTAAAACCGTACTGGCGGTGATCAATCCCATCCTGCTGCGCGACGGCTTTGACGCCCTGCTCGGTGGCTTTGAATTCGGCAAGCTGTGGAAGTTCGGAGCAGCTCTGCTGGTGGTCGCCTTATTCCGCGCGGCAGCGCAATTCTATGCGCGCCTGATCCTGGTGAGCATTTCCCGCGATGTCGAATTCGACATGCGCAACGATCTCTTCTCTCACCTGGTGCGTCTGAGCCCGAACTTCTACCAGCAAATGCGCACCGGCGACATCATGGCGCGTGCGACGAATGACCTGAATCAGGTGCGAATGATGCTCGGTCCAGGCGTGATGTATTGGGCCGAAACGACCCTAACCACAACGCTGGCGATCAGCGTCATGGCAAGCGTCGACTGGCAGATGACGCTGATCGCGCTGATTCCGGCGCCGCTGGTGAGTCTTGTCGTGGTCTACTTTGGCCAGAAGATCCACAAGCGCTTTGAGAAGATCCAGGCCCAGTTCAGCGACATTTCCAGCCGCGCGCAGGAGAATCTGAATGGAGCTCGCATTGTGCGGGCTTACGCCCAGGAAGACGCGGAGATCCACAAGTTTGAAGAGTTGAACCGAGACTACATCAAGTCGAATCTCGGCTTGGCGAGAGACACCGGAATCTTCTATCCGCTGATGCAGACCCTCGTGGGCTGTACCTTTCTATTGGTGTTGTGGGCAGGAGGATGGCAGCTATACCAGGGCAAGATCACGCTCGGCTCCTTCGTGATGTTCCAGACCTATATGGGGATGCTGATCTGGCCGATGATCGCCTTTGGCTGGGTGATCAATTTGACGCAGCGCGGCACGGCCAGCTTGAAACGATTGCGGGAAATTCTCGATGCCAATCCGTCGATTGTCGCCCCAGCACAACCGCTTCCGCTTGAGGCGGTGCGCGGCGAGATTGTATTTGAGAATGTGAGCGCCTGCTTTGGTGAAGTGATCGCGCTCGACTGCATCAATTTGCGCATTCCCGCCGGGACAACCGCAGCAATTGTCGGCCGGACCGGATCGGGGAAGACGACCTTGCTCAATCTGACCACGCGGCTGCTGGACCCCAGTACAGGCCGCGTGTTGATTGATGGCCTGGATCTGCGCAAACTCGACCCGGAACAACTGCGGCGTCACGTCGGTTTTGTCCCACAAGAGACCTTTCTCTTCAGCACTTCCTTGACGGAGAATATCGCGCTGGGGGAACCCAAGGCGACCGAGCAGCAGGTACGGGACGCATCCGCCAAGAGTGGCTTGGCGGATGATATCGCAAGTTTCCCCGAAGGCTATGAAACAGTCATCGGAGAACGTGGGATTACTCTTTCCGGAGGGCAAAAGCAGAGAACCGCCATTGCACGAGCGATCTTGCGCGACCCTGCCATTCTTATCCTGGACGATGCGCTGTCCAGCGTCGATACCGTCACCGAAGAGAAAATTCTGTCGCAGTTGCGCAATGTCATGGCCGGACGCACCGCCCTGTTTGTGTCGCATCGCGTTTCCACAGTGAAGGATGCCGACATCATCTTTGTTCTGGATCAAGGCAAAATTGTCGAACAGGGCAAGCATACCGAACTGATCGCCAATGGCGGTTATTACGCCGAGTTGTACCAGCGGCAGGCGCTCGAAGAAGAGTTAGAACACACAGGGTAG
- a CDS encoding M20/M25/M40 family metallo-hydrolase, whose amino-acid sequence MFRGTTLLLFLASLSLFGQKTLFDPSIAQKPELKKAFAEVEARKDAIWKEWITLTEIPSPSNQEKLRIAYMKSAMARIGLTDIQQDEIGNVWGTYKGSGGGPVVAFAAHTDTVFPMDTPIHVKEINGRFHAPGIGDDTGSLAALINAFDIMKSSGIKTKGDVIFVATVQEEIGLLGAKHWLEHIAKKPDMFVAVDSRLGGVGYGALLIEQYKFIFEGPTLHTLASKGKANAARGAARAILAIGEMKMPEPKEGGSPNLPVANVGTLGGGTVVNATPGSVYITVDIRSQDIQAEQKLVEDVKGIAQRAANQENLHLKIESINVVHDYSKALPKEVRLHHPLVQSTLAVTDYLKLNGEKKAVAFDSGSDDHNIGVAMGIPSIGIGAILGGGAHSLEESADKASILPGTKYLILLASTLAGVN is encoded by the coding sequence ATGTTTCGCGGTACAACACTCCTTCTTTTCCTTGCTTCCTTGTCTCTCTTTGGGCAGAAAACGCTCTTCGATCCTTCTATCGCACAGAAGCCTGAACTCAAGAAGGCGTTTGCCGAGGTCGAGGCGCGCAAGGATGCGATTTGGAAGGAGTGGATTACGCTCACCGAGATCCCTTCGCCATCCAATCAGGAGAAGTTGCGGATCGCCTACATGAAATCGGCGATGGCGCGCATTGGCCTTACCGACATCCAGCAGGATGAAATCGGCAATGTCTGGGGGACTTACAAGGGGAGTGGGGGCGGGCCTGTAGTCGCCTTCGCCGCTCATACCGATACCGTATTTCCGATGGACACGCCGATTCATGTGAAAGAGATCAATGGCCGCTTTCATGCACCTGGCATCGGCGACGACACGGGATCACTTGCCGCTCTGATCAACGCCTTCGACATCATGAAATCGAGCGGGATCAAGACAAAGGGCGATGTGATCTTTGTCGCCACCGTGCAGGAAGAGATCGGACTGCTGGGCGCAAAGCATTGGCTCGAACACATCGCCAAGAAACCGGACATGTTTGTCGCCGTCGATTCCCGCCTGGGAGGTGTTGGCTATGGCGCACTGCTGATCGAGCAGTACAAGTTCATCTTTGAAGGTCCGACCTTGCACACGCTCGCGAGCAAGGGCAAAGCCAATGCAGCACGCGGCGCGGCCCGGGCGATTCTGGCCATTGGCGAGATGAAGATGCCGGAGCCGAAAGAAGGTGGGTCACCGAATCTGCCTGTGGCGAATGTCGGAACCTTGGGTGGGGGCACCGTCGTCAATGCGACGCCAGGCAGCGTGTATATCACGGTGGATATTCGCAGCCAGGATATCCAGGCGGAGCAGAAGCTGGTGGAAGACGTCAAGGGAATCGCCCAGCGAGCTGCCAACCAGGAAAATCTGCACCTGAAGATCGAGAGCATCAATGTCGTGCATGACTACTCGAAAGCACTGCCCAAAGAAGTCCGGCTGCATCATCCGCTGGTGCAATCGACGCTCGCCGTCACCGACTATCTCAAGCTCAATGGCGAAAAGAAGGCCGTTGCCTTTGACAGCGGAAGCGACGATCACAACATTGGGGTGGCAATGGGGATTCCGTCGATCGGCATCGGCGCCATTCTCGGCGGTGGGGCGCATTCCCTCGAGGAGAGCGCAGATAAGGCTTCGATTCTGCCCGGCACAAAGTATCTGATCTTGCTGGCTTCGACGCTGGCTGGTGTGAACTAG